The following are from one region of the Molothrus aeneus isolate 106 chromosome 7, BPBGC_Maene_1.0, whole genome shotgun sequence genome:
- the NIFK gene encoding LOW QUALITY PROTEIN: MKI67 FHA domain-interacting nucleolar phosphoprotein (The sequence of the model RefSeq protein was modified relative to this genomic sequence to represent the inferred CDS: inserted 1 base in 1 codon), which yields MAAEVPASATAVKAAPLLALEPRLQRQFQQKVQRARTKRTAKEELTPGVVFVGHLPRGLCEPQLREYFGQFGTVTRLRLSRSKKTGASKGYAFMEFESDDVAKIVADTMNNYLFSERLLKCQFVPPEKVHESLFKGCDRIFRQPSQPAVRRYNRVRSLLEKARMTQRLLRKERLLRKKLAEKGLDYDFPGFAAQALSKKRKKVKTSKKSKLNVSLSSQDPTPVCTPAVLERRKAARMDDDTEDDEVTLRLPSASGKNAVQRPKKQPRXKAKPEETETDLKFLCL from the exons ATGGCGGCGGAGGTGCCCGCGTCTGCCACGGCCGTGAAGGCGGCGCCGCTCCTGGCGCTGGAGCCGCGGCTGCAGCGCCAGTTCCAGCAGAAAGTGCAGCGGGCCCGCACCAAGCGGACGGCCAAG GAGGAGCTGACGCCCGGCGTGGTGTTCGTGGGGCATCTCCCGCGGGGCCTCTGCGAGCCGCAGCTCCGCGAGTACTTCGGGCAGTTCGGCACGGTGACGCGGCTGCGGCTCTCCCGGAGTAAGAAG ACTGGAGCCAGCAAAGGCTATGCATTTATGGAGTTTGAGTCTGATGATGTGGCCAAGATTGTTGCAGACACAATGAATAACTACCTGTTCTCTGAGAGATTGCTGAAGT GTCAGTTCGTGCCTCCCGAGAAGGTCCACGAGAGCCTGTTCAAAGGCTGTGACAGGATCTTTCGGCAGCCCTCCCAGCCGGCCGTGCGGCGCTACAACCGCGTCCGCTCCCTGCTGGAGAAGGCCAGGATGACCCAGCGCCTGCTGCGGAAGGAGAGGCTCTTACGGAAGAAGCTGGCTGAGAAGGGGCTGGACTATGACTTCCCAGGATTT GCTGCACAGGCGCTTtccaaaaagagaaagaaagttAAAACATCCAAGAAGTCAAAACTGAACGTTTCTTTGAGCAGCCAG GATCCTACTCCAGTGTGTACTCCAGCAGTGCTCGAGCGCCGGAAAGCTGCTCGGATGGATGATGACACAGAGGACGATGAAGTAACTCTCAGGCTTCCCTCTGCCAGCGGTAAGAACGCTGTGCAGAGACCAAAGAAGCAGCCAA CAAAGGCCAAACctgaagaaacagaaacagaCTTAAAATTTTTATGCCTGTAG
- the TSN gene encoding translin: protein MSVSEMFAALQGALGQDQDIREEIRKVVQALEQTAREILTLLQGVHQGPGFQHIPKKCQKAREHFGTVRTQMESLKTKFPADQYYRFHEHWRFVLQRLVFLAAFVVYLESETLVTREAVAEILGIEADRERGFHLDIEDYLSGVLTLASELARLAVNSVTAGDYSRPLRISTFINELDSGFRLLNLKNDSLRKRYDGLKYDVKKIEEVVYDLSIRGLNKEATVGAGGEK from the exons ATGTCGGTGAGCGAGATGTTCGCGGCGCTGCAGGGAGCGCTCGGCCAGGACCAGGACATCCGAGAG GAGATCCGGAAGGTGGTGCAGGCGCTGGAGCAGACGGCGCGGGAGATCCTGACGCTGCTGCAGGGCGTGCACCAGGGGCCCGGCTTCCAGCACA ttccAAAGAAGTGTCAGAAGGCTCGTGAGCACTTTGGTACAGTGAGGACACAGATGGAGTCTCTGAAGACCAAGTTTCCTGCTGATCAGTATTACAG GTTTCATGAGCACTGGAGGTTTGTGCTGCAGCGGCTGGTGTTCCTGGCAGCATTTGTAGTCTACTTGGAGTCAGAAACATTAGTGACCCGGGAAGCTGTTGCAGAAATACTTGGGA TTGAAGCTGATCGAGAACGGGGCTTTCACCTGGACATTGAAGATTATCTTTCTGGTGTATTAACTCTGGCCAGTGAGCTG gccaggctggcagtgaaCAGTGTCACAGCTGGGGACTATTCTCGCCCTCTCCGCATCTCAACCTTTATCAACGAGCTGGATTCTGGCTTCCGCCTCCTCAACCTGAAGAACGACTCCCTGAGGAAGCGCTACGATGGCCTgaaatatgatgtcaagaaaaTTGAGGAAGTGGTTTATGACTTGTCCATCAGAGGACTCAATAAGGAGGCGACAGTTGGTGCAGGTGGAGAGAAGTGA